One window of the Sebastes umbrosus isolate fSebUmb1 chromosome 1, fSebUmb1.pri, whole genome shotgun sequence genome contains the following:
- the cfap92 gene encoding uncharacterized protein cfap92 — translation MAMAVPRGEEVGGFNIFKAPKKAEKTKKGSSAVLVKAHKAQSCYHVEYKLLPDDTETVKVDLVVFGPVAKMYKEGEFKIVRTWHEGDQTWVGWTQSFDVRVDRELLISLLPHKMELQFWNSKDKLSRQARNERLKVLRLTQDQPEDATDTCGCIETMVNKLRSSCERKSNTSKKHRSDFNSGSEVGSETEFQKPTIDAFNLEEIKKNGTASAEISLMRLLAGETSLTERFPVCSSGVFEVMCNISLDGPLMSDQLKAELNPLVITVLSATSMPSTPVPFHILQEKCEPVYCQYKFHNLNMHRTNYHEHGTDIYFRDINVILTGLMSPEELKEFLSGPPLEIEVHDRDRKLEKTSKTPSVFGSNIDILRGAAAAPLNSHGVASLSFSELLLGKKSLKVHLQIKCCPRPALLDRKMTDTAASREPMPQGRYYDANSQLKVQVEIACPLSIKKDSSESCDGPFGRIVYLFDYNNVSLMTKLRSEILKINASAFHLGSLEHAEKALSNYRTNFKHDESKDLDFVTGFHVLDKRTNIFVLEGLKHKAVRRLWEAVPMKISGSEAEQVTVLYNSNLAFFKRIYDSLDAGLSPVHLYESLETIMSQPLVYIRGMVPQPCFQALLRLSQLCQVRQLRDAVQCNLFPSADMILSMSELYGTDAEQWEQEAGVNAEVDTTTLAVCMKRKVPLESQNTEYMKWKHNSQQLLLKQSKDFIQENIKKAHEESERLQKPEAAVLRIELSAAGPAHNYSIQTFNSTELAKQLLRKEMAQVPGRRFTYSQQYHSATVEHEDGTWKNDSAAAYADWFRTTSRGKSRVHPRHPDEARVEELRKPWRENILHANILQPTLSRDPWTWSQRYEDFQLHSKPPPFFSTPPATIHLAGARLQEEQLEAARAQYRRWLKKLLPGSSSTDPPGNAPFPEFKSHMRRNSERVQDILKDEPKKYSLRKPGSMLKPFPQLSVMNLGDNEAEEKTSVALAPGLCEDRCLSSKNNAISRRASQFNKYHYTEFNKQHSFLYKRTALPLTDEEKSVFTFHEPDMKTSAVQPFRNISRSQNPQKLYTEDQ, via the exons ATGGCCATGGCTGTCCCAAGAG GCGAAGAAGTTGGTGGCTTCAACATCTTCAAAGCTCCGAAAAAGgcggagaaaacaaaaaaaggttcaTCTGCTGTTTTGGTGAAAGCCCACAAAGCTCAGAGCTGCTATCATGTTGAATACAAGTTGTTACCAGACGATACGGAGACAGTCAAAGTGGACCTAGTTGTGTTTGGGCCGGTAGCAAAGATGTACAAAGAAGGCGAGTTCAAG ATTGTGAGGACATGGCATGAAGGAGATCAGACGTGGGTCGGCTGGACCCAGAGTTTTGACGTCAGAGTCGACAGGGAGTTGCTGATCAGTCTACTTCCTCATAAGATGGAGCTCCAATTCTGGAACAGTAAGGACAAACTGTCCAGACAGGCCCGTAACGAAAGACTGAAAGTCTTGAGACTGACGCAGGATCAGCCTGAAGATGCAACAGACACGTGTG GTTGCATCGAGACCATGGTAAACAAACTGAGATCCTCATGTGAGAGGAAGTCAAACACATCGAAAAAGCACAGAAGTGACTTTAATTCCGGTTCAGAGGTGGGCTCAGAAACAG AATTTCAAAAACCCACAATTGATGCTTTCAACCTCGAGGAAATCAAAAAGAATGGCACTGCCTCAGCTGAAATCAGTCTCATGCGTTTGTTGGCGG GTGAGACGTCGCTGACTGAACGCTTCCCAGTCTGTTCATCTGGAGTATTTGAGGTCATGTGCAACATCTCTCTGGACGGACCGTTAATGTCTGACCAGCTAAAGGCTGAACTCAACCCACTGGTCATCACAGTTTTATCAGCCACCTCGATGCCTTCGACTCCGGTCCCTTTCCACATCTTACAG GAAAAATGTGAGCCTGTATATTGCCAGTACAAGTTCCATAACTTGAACATGCACAGAACAAACTACCACGAGCACGGCACCGACATCTACTTCAGAGATATCAACGTGATCCTGACCGGCTTGATGAGTCCTGAAGAGCTCAAAGAGTTCCTCTCCGGTCCTCCTCTTGAGATAGAGGTTCACGATCGAGACAGAAAGCTGGAAAAAACTTCAAAAACTCCATCAGTGTTTGGCTCAAACATTGACATCCTGCGTGGTGCGGCAGCGGCACCGTTGAACTCTCACGGTGTTGCGAGCCTGAGcttctctgagctgctgcttgGGAAGAAAAGCCTGAAGGTGCACTTACAAATCAAATGCTGCCCTCGACCTGCGCTGCTGGACCGGAAGATGACGGACACGGCAGCGAGCAGAGAGCCGATGCCACAAGGCCGTTATTACGATGCCAATTCTCAACTCAAAGTCCAGGTTGAGATAGCTTGTCCACTCAGCATTAAGAAGGACAGTAGTGAGTCCTGCGACGGTCCGTTTGGGCGCATCGTCTACCTCTTTGACTACAACAACGTCTCTTTGATGACCAAGCTGAGGTCAGAGATCCTCAAAATCAACGCCTCAGCTTTCCATCTGGGCTCACTGGAACACGCAGAGAAAGCCCTATCAAATTACAGAACGAATTTTAAGCACGACGAGAGCAAGGATCTGGACTTTGTTACGGGATTCCACGTGCTAGATAAGAGGACAAACATCTTTGTTCTGGAGGGGCTGAAACATAAAGCAGTGAGGCGACTTTGGGAGGCTGTTCCTATGAA GATAAGTGGCAGTGAGGCGGAGCAGGTGACCGTCCTCTACAATTCAAACCTGGCTTTCTTCAAGCGCATCTATGACTCGTTAGACGCGGGCCTGAGTCCTGTCCACTTATACGAGTCACTGGAGACCATCATGAGTCAGCCGCTGGTCTACATTAGAGGCATGGTCCCCCAGCCCTGCTTCCAAGCTCTGTTAAG GTTAAGCCAGCTGTGTCAAGTAAGACAACTCAGAGACGCGGTGCAGTGCAACCTCTTCCCCTCAGCAGACATGATTCTCAGCATGAGCGAGTTATACGGCACAGACGCCGAGCAGTGGGAGCAAGAAGCCGGAGTAAACGCCGAGGTGGACACGACCACTCTGGCTGTctgcatgaaaagaaaagtacCGCTCGAATCACAGAATACAGAGTACATGAAATGGAAACATAACAGCCAGCAGCTGCTGCTCAAACAGTCCAAGGACTTCATTCAG GAGAATATTAAAAAGGCGCACGAGGAAAGTGAGCGGTTGCAGAAGCCGGAGGCTGCTGTATTGAGGATTGAACTGTCTGCAGCCGGGCCAGCTCACAACTACAGCATCCAGACCTTCAACTCGACTGAGCTCGCCAAGCAGCTGCTCCGCAAAGAGATGGCTCAG GTGCCGGGGCGGAGGTTCACCTACAGTCAGCAGTACCACAGTGCTACCGTGGAGCACGAAGACGGGACTTGGAAAAACGACTCCGCTGCTGCCTATGCAGATTGGTTCAGGACTACGAGCAGAGGAAAGTCCAGAGTTCACCCTCGACACCCAGATGAGGCTCGTGTGGAAGAGCTGAGGAAG CCGTGGAGAGAGAACATCCTACACGCCAACATATTGCAGCCCACACTATCAAGAGACCCATGGACCTGGAGCCAGCGCTATGAGGACTTCCAGCTCCACAGCAAACCTCCCCCTTTCTTCAGCACACCTCCTGCCACCATTCACCTGGCTG GAGCCCgtctgcaggaggagcagctggaggcAGCCAGAGCTCAGTACCGCCGCTGGCTGAAGAAGCTGCttcctggcagcagcagcaccgatCCACCAGGCAACGCCCCCTTCCCAGAGTTCAAGAGTCACATGAGAAGAAACTCGGAGAGAGTTCAGGATATACTGAAAGATGAGCCGAAGAAGTATTCACTGAGGAAACCAGGCTCAATGCTGAAG CCTTTTCCTCAACTGTCTGTGATGAACTTGGGCGACAACGAAGCCGAGGAAAAGACAAGCGTGGCTCTGGCCCCGGGCCTCTGTGAGGACCGCTGCCTCAGCAGCAAAAACAACGCCATCTCCAGACGCGCCTCTCAGTTCAACAAGTACCACTACAC